A DNA window from Theobroma cacao cultivar B97-61/B2 chromosome 5, Criollo_cocoa_genome_V2, whole genome shotgun sequence contains the following coding sequences:
- the LOC18599652 gene encoding probable kinetochore protein NUF2 → MSKFEYPILSRADIISILAESQIAAVTDNDFKNVKPDFVSDLYTRLLIYLDALHEEDQGQVEFSALEQFENPDLLIGSIQVMNLYCRLREVVASLNCPMQFNLRDLVKPDSARAEFFISSILNFCLYKDTKMNLLRPIAEELTLLDEQRKEWEAKISQLNAEIAGYSEARERELPLVQEVDSKVKELREMIAGLNSNQMSLRTSFRNLKDKTGQMDEKISKAEFDLVQSVQENANLRSKIVQSPDKLQRALEERKLARDEAKTAERLAMQSFQEKTTIVEVYSKALKKMSKHFALMQAIHEQVNSAKSVEKEWKGLKAKLSDDAVLDKSLEAKLIERQGKVEQLDELQRQLQKERDLKFEESTKHLNDVKLEVESRRRDLEARQRKVEDVVAEVDSITLKTSMAKESGAAKVHDLVSKCEEIVKQFQHYSSSIGVLLPVLGTKTT, encoded by the exons atgtcgaaattcgAGTACCCGATACTCTCCCGTGCCGACATAATATCAATCCTGGCGGAGTCGCAAATTGCCGCCGTCACCGACAACGATTTCAAGAATGTCAAACCCGATTTCGTCTCCGATCTCTACACTCGCCTCCTCATCTACCTCGACGCTCTTCATGA GGAAGACCAAGGGCAAGTTGAGTTTTCAGCATTGGAGCAATTTGAGAACCCGGATCTTCTAATTGGATCAATCCAGGTTATGAACTTGTATTGCAGGTTAAGAGAGGTGGTTGCTTCTCTTAATTGTCCAATGCAATTTAACCTTAGGGATTTGGTTAAACCCGATTCGGCCCGGGCTGAGTTTTTCATCAGCTCAATCCTCAACTTTTGTCTTTATAA AGAcacaaaaatgaatcttcTGAGACCGATTGCAGAGGAGCTGACCCTTCTAGATGAGCAGCGAAAGGAGTGGGAGGCTAAGATTTCTCAG TTGAATGCAGAGATTGCAGGTTATAGTGAAGCAAGAGAAAGGGAGTTACCCCTTGTTCAAGAGGTAGACTCAAAAGTTAAAGAATTGCGTGAGATGATTGCTGGCCTCAACAGTAACCAGATGTCATTGAGAACTTCTTTTCGGAATTTGAAGGATAAGACTGGGCAAATGGATGAGAAG ATTTCTAAGGCTGAGTTTGACCTGGTACAAAGTGTCCAAGAAAATGCAAATCTACGTTCCAAAATAGTTCAGTCACCAGATAAACTACAG AGAGCTTTAGAGGAGAGGAAATTAGCTCGAGATGAGGCAAAGACTGCTGAAAGGTTAGCTATGCAGTCTTTTCAGGAGAAGACTACCATTGTTGAGGTTTATAGCAAG GCTCTTAAGAAGATGTCAAAGCACTTTGCCTTAATGCAAGCTATACATGAACAG GTGAACTCTGCAAAATCAGTTGAAAAAGAATGGAAGGGTTTAAAAGCTAAGTTAAGTGATGATGCTGTGTTAGACAAGTCACTTGAGGCTAAACTGATTGAACGGCAAGGAAAAG TTGAACAATTGGACGAACTCCAAAGGCAGttacaaaaagaaagggaTCTCAAGTTTGAGGAGTCTactaaacatttgaatgatgtGAAGTTGGAGGTGGAATCTAGGCGGCGTGATCTGGAAGCAAGGCAAAGGAAGGTTGAAGATGTGGTAGCAGAG GTAGACTCCATAACGTTAAAGACTAGTATGGCAAAAGAATCTGGAGCTGCTAAAGTGCACGATTTAGTTAGTAAGTGTGAAGAGATTGTAAAACAG TTTCAACATTATTCATCCTCTATTGGGGTCTTGCTGCCTGTGCTTGGGACAAAGACAACTTGA